In the Salinirubrum litoreum genome, one interval contains:
- a CDS encoding ribbon-helix-helix domain-containing protein has product MPKVEITIPEHLEMQITQLVEQGEFMNREEAVEELLSTGLKAYKTSGPMDDEQEPGFEDDGMMGHDDEYVF; this is encoded by the coding sequence ATGCCGAAAGTCGAGATCACTATCCCCGAACATCTTGAGATGCAGATCACCCAGCTCGTCGAGCAGGGTGAGTTCATGAACCGGGAGGAGGCGGTCGAAGAACTCCTCTCGACCGGATTGAAAGCGTACAAGACGAGCGGGCCGATGGACGACGAGCAGGAACCGGGCTTCGAGGACGACGGGATGATGGGCCACGACGACGAGTACGTCTTCTAA